In Glandiceps talaboti chromosome 6, keGlaTala1.1, whole genome shotgun sequence, one DNA window encodes the following:
- the LOC144436739 gene encoding transmembrane protein 53-like, which produces MAAEEDLEFYVTFPPALPPENDSTGISNDGNVESRNEPVVVLLGWSGCQDKHLAKYAAIYQQQRLATIRYILPMVDAFLRPAKVQETASKIVDLFFDLGLEKNVIFFHVFSNNGGFLYRCITEILHDHRKDPKLSVIKVGGVVFDSSPAPATVTGASSAIVTAMQSSNFILRYACAVLFVVNAMCVRFLGVFIPAVHRWDVEYRQYMPALEQDKGRYPQLFLYSKADEIVPFADIESFAEQRRKSGVPVRLVCWEDTPHCAHLTKHREEYINQCAQFITECQQT; this is translated from the coding sequence ATGGCGGCCGAAGAAGACCTGGAATTCTACGTTACCTTTCCACCGGCACTTCCACCGGAAAATGACAGTACAGGTATCAGTAACGATGGTAACGTGGAAAGTAGAAATGAGCCGGTCGTTGTACTTCTTGGATGGAGTGGTTGCCAGGACAAACATCTTGCTAAGTACGCTGCTATATATCAACAACAGAGGTTAGCCACAATAAGATACATTCTTCCGATGGTGGATGCCTTTCTTCGACCGGCAAAAGTTCAAGAAACCGCTTCGAAAATCGTCGATTTATTCTTTGATCTCGGATTAGAGAAAAATGTAATCTTTTTCCACGTGTTTAGTAACAACGGTGGATTTCTGTATAGATGCATCACCGAAATTCTCCACGACCATCGCAAAGATCCTAAGTTATCGGTAATCAAGGTCGGCGGGGTTGTATTCGACAGTTCACCGGCCCCAGCTACTGTTACCGGTGCATCAAGCGCTATAGTAACCGCAATGCAAAGTAGCAATTTTATTCTTAGATATGCATGTGCTGTCCTCTTTGTTGTCAATGCAATGTGTGTACGTTTTCTTGGTGTGTTTATACCAGCGGTACATCGATGGGATGTGGAGTATCGACAGTACATGCCTGCACTTGAGCAAGACAAAGGTCGGTATCCTCAACTCTTCTTGTACTCGAAGGCGGACGAGATTGTTCCGTTCGCGGACATTGAGAGCTTTGCTGAACAGCGAAGAAAGAGCGGAGTGCCAGTTCGTCTCGTTTGCTGGGAGGATACACCACATTGCGCACACTTAACGAAGCACAGAGAGGAATACATCAACCAATGCGCCCAGTTTATCACAGAGTGTCAACAAACTTAA